Proteins encoded by one window of Girardinichthys multiradiatus isolate DD_20200921_A chromosome 14, DD_fGirMul_XY1, whole genome shotgun sequence:
- the LOC124880040 gene encoding ependymin-like, producing the protein MRALLLVCLSAGCLAQRPQPCTSPSLMTGSLSVSTQNEKLGAFAKYTYDALGQRIRLREFGSYDNKTFHLDVLLLYRKGVMYKISYRNHTCYKKRLNRDFHPLAIPKDASLVGQVVLGSSSGPGQGVLVNTWTGQLQMRNKTAKYMSTVTEFGCVPVTTLFHTTRAGWMVTSFFNNVIGLSDPQQLIPPSFCKDAELEKEEGEDPATFYSLF; encoded by the exons ATGAGAGCTCTACTGCTTGTGTGCCTGTCAGCGGGCTGCCTGGCTCAGAGACCCCAACCATGCA CATCCCCATCCCTGATGactggttccctttctgtg TCCACTCAAAATGAGAAGCTGGGAGCCTTTGCCAAGTACACTTATGACGCCCTGGGTCAGCGGATCCGTCTCAGAGAGTTTGGATCCTATGATAATAAAACGTTCCACCTGGATGTGCTTCTCCTGTACAGAAAG GGTGTTATGTACAAGATCAGCTACAGAAACCACACATGCTACAAGAAACGTCTGAACAGAGATTTCCACCCGCTGGCTATTCCAAAGGATGCTTCCCTGGTGGGCCAGGTGGTGCTGGGCAGCTCCTCCGGTCCTGGACAGGGAGTCCTGGTCAACACATGGACTGGGCAGctgcagatgagaaacaaaacag CAAAGTACATGAGCACTGTGACTGAGTTCGGTTGTGTTCCTGTCACCACGCTGTTCCATACCACCAGAGCTGGATGGATGGTCACCAG tttCTTCAACAACGTCATCGGGCTGTCTGATCCTCAACAGCTCATCCCACCAAGCTTTTGTAAGGATGCCGAACTTGAAAAGGAAGAAGGGGAGGATCCTGCCACCTTCTACAGCTTGTTTtag
- the cskmt gene encoding citrate synthase-lysine N-methyltransferase CSKMT, mitochondrial: MSAFTKSFVSLARRRVFSRSIRQHSSVTTELMENMDKKSAWDRFYSETSSRNPNFKNFEWFFGFDAVQDFIMPLLHTASRPHSPLHVLDMGCGTSALGPCIYRDSVLPVRVTCADISPVAVRLMREHVQAEAIQPHDVSSHIEFLELDCTQLDTYYGSNNLDLIVDKGTTDALLRSKEGTEKAGLVLKQCLRVLRTSGSLLQFSDEDPDARLVWLETAAQDQGLVAADVGVQEVGVLRGVCYYCYQVTLHQDVNK; encoded by the exons ATGTCTGCTTTTACAAAGTCGTTCGTCAGCTTGGCTCGCAGAAGAGTATTTTCCAGAAGTATAAGGCAACATTCATCTGTGACAA CTGAGCTGATGGAAAACATGGATAAGAAATCAGCGTGGGACCGCTTCTACTCTGAGACCAGCAGCAGGAATccaaactttaaaaactttgaGTGGTTCTTCGGCTTCGATGCTGTGCAGGACTTCATCATGCCCCTCCTGCACACTGCGTCTCGTCCACACTCTCCTCTCCACGTCCTGGATATGGGGTGTGGCACATCTGCACTGGGCCCCTGCATCTACAGAGACTCGGTCCTGCCAGTTCGAGTCACATGTGCCGACATCTCCCCTGTAGCTGTACGGCTAATGAGGGAACATGTTCAGGCTGAAGCTATTCAGCCTCACGATGTTTCCTCTCACATTGAGTTTTTAGAACTGGACTGCACACAGCTTGACACGTACTACGGTTCCAACAATCTGGATCTTATTGTTGACAAGGGCACCACAGATGCCTTGTTGAGGTCCAAGGAGGGGACGGAGAAGGCTGGCTTGGTGCTGAAACAGTGTCTGAGGGTGTTGCGGACCTCAGGATCCCTGCTCCAGTTCTCAGATGAGGATCCTGATGCCAGACTTGTGTGGTTAGAAACAGCTGCTCAGGATCAGGGGCTGGTGGCAGCAGATGTTGGGGTGCAGGAGGTTGGGGTGTTAAGGGGTGTGTGTTACTACTGTTACCAAGTGACTCTTCATCAGGATGTAAACAAATGA
- the otub1b gene encoding ubiquitin thioesterase OTUB1b, producing MAEEQQESSQGEMEGVNCLAYDEAIIAQQDRIQQEIANSNPLVSDRQDLSVLQKEYAEDDAVYQLKLKDLYKKYAYIRKTRPDGNCFYRAFGFAHLESLLDDSKELQKFKAVASKSKLDLVNEGFTEFTIEDFHNTFMDLIDLCVKQPSLQELLNSFNDQNMSDYVVVYLRLLTSGYLQREHGFFEHFIEGGRSIKEFCQQEVEPMSKESDHIHIIALAKALNVSILVEYMDRGEGGTVNHHVFPEGGDPRIFLLYRPGHYDILYK from the exons ATGGCGGAGGAACAGCAGGAATCCTCACAGGGAGAGATGGAGG GAGTGAATTGTCTCGCCTACGATGAGGCCATAATTGCTCAGCAGGACAGGATTCAGCAGGAG ATTGCAAACAGCAACCCGTTAGTGTCAGACAGACAGGACCTGTCAGTGCTGCAGAAAGAATACGCCGAGGACGACGCGGTTTACCAACTCAAGCTCAAG GATCTATACAAAAAATACGCGTACATCCGCAAAACACGGCCAGATGGAAACTGCTTTTACAGAGCCTTtggctttgcacatctggagtCCCTGCTAGATGACAGCAAAGAACTTCAGAA atttaaagCAGTTGCATCTAAAAGCAAACTTGACCTGGTTAACGAAGGCTTCACTGAATTTACCATTGAGGACTTCCACAACACA TTCATGGACTTGATTGATTTATGCGTGAAACAACCGAGCCTGCAGGAGCTGCTGAACTCTTTTAATGACCAGAATATGTCAGACTACGTAGTTGTTTACCTGCGCCTCCTTACCTCAGGCTACTTGCAGCGAGAGCACGGCTTCTTCGAACATTTTATCGAGGGAGGACGTAGTATCAAGGAGTTCTGTCAGCAG gAAGTAGAACCTATGTCTAAAGAAAGTGACCACATTCATATCATTGCCTTAGCCAAGGCCCTGAACGTATCCATTCTGGTGGAGTACATGGACAGAGGGGAAGGAGGAACTGTCAATCACCACGTCTTCCCTGAGGGAGGCGACCCACGCATCTTCCTGCTGTACAGACCAGGCCATTATGACATCCTATACAAGTAA